From Colias croceus chromosome 24, ilColCroc2.1, the proteins below share one genomic window:
- the LOC123702744 gene encoding facilitated trehalose transporter Tret1-like: MDEPSNLDAEAGVSHTEDNKNGHSKVLRRLETVPDIKRDTSGITTQYIATGIVNLGAFASGVCVAWSSSALPLMISGQFETQPANNGTHTKISLTESEASWVASLLCLGALFGAVPSGLISEYFGRKKTLLYLALPLVVSWILVASSPNVYGLYVGRFVSGVAVGAFSVAIPPYVEDISEKHILPALANFFHVHFACGILFGYIIGMVQSTSWLSFLCASIPVGFFVAFLFLPESPAYLMSQGKFGEAKTALRYFRGIDNDIDAEIKSLKEYIRNYGKNKVTFRKLFGTRTTIKALVVSFGLMIFQQMSGIYPILFYAEKIFKTFAISLNPPSAAIILGFCLVSSTYFSTMFLKKVRRRVLLLISFTAMALSLGTLAMYYHLKASNLSANNTWVPLFTLCMFVSVYAVGVGPIPWLMLREIFAPNVRRRATAITAGFHWFLAFGVTKLYQNLVQLVSPGWALWHFAVTSLIGTIFVYFFVPETQGRTLEEIQNEFDGIHKRKRHRHVIEVETVVEH; encoded by the exons TGGACGAGCCATCAAACCTGGACGCAGAAGCTGGTGTATCTCATACAGAAGACAATAAGAATGGTCACTCCAAAGTGCTGCGGAGGCTGGAGACAGTTCCTGATATTAAGCGAGATACTTCGGGTATCACTACTCAATATATTGCTACTGGGATAG tAAATCTCGGAGCCTTCGCATCTGGAGTGTGTGTCGCCTGGTCTTCATCTGCCTTGCCTTTGATGATATCTGGACAATTTGAG ACACAACCAGCGAATAATGGAACCCATACAAAAATTTCG tTAACAGAATCAGAAGCCTCTTGGGTAGCCTCTCTTCTCTGCTTGGGCGCATTATTTGGAGCTGTTCCGTCTGGTCTCATATCAGAATACTTTGGGAGGAAGAAGACGCTGTTATATCTTGCTTTGCCCTTGGTTGTTTCGTGGATTCTTGTGGCTTCCAG TCCAAACGTCTACGGGCTCTACGTAGGCCGCTTTGTGAGCGGCGTAGCGGTTGGCGCGTTCAGCGTAGCAATACCGCCCTACGTAGAGGACATATCTGAGAAACACATACTGCCAGCGCTCGCTAACTTCTTCCATGTACATTTTGCGTGTGGCATCCTGTTTGGATATATTATTG GTATGGTCCAGAGCACATCGTGGCTATCATTCCTCTGCGCCAGTATTCCCGTGGGCTTTTTCGTTGCGTTCCTCTTCCTCCCGGAGTCACCCGCGTATCTCATGTCGCAAGGCAAATTCGGCGAGGCCAAGACCGCCTTACGGTACTTCAGGGGCATTGATAATGATATCGACGCAGAGATAAAGTCGCTCAAAGAATATATAAGGAATTACGGCAAGAATAAAGTGACCTTCAGGAAGTTGTTCGGTACGAGGACTACGATTAAAGCGTTGGTCGTGTCGTTTGGTCTGATGATATTTCAACAGATGAGCGGGATATATCCTATATTGTTTTACGCTgagaagatttttaaaacgttCGCGATTTCGTTGAACCCACCTAGTGCAGCTATAATTTTGGGTTTTTGTCTTGTATCCTCTACTTATTTCTCGACGATGTTTCTCAAGAAGGTTAGACGGCGGGTTTTATTACTGATCTCGTTCACGGCAATGGCATTAAGTTTAGGTACGTTAGCGATGTATTATCACTTGAAAGCATCGAATCTCTCAGCCAATAACACTTGGGTGCCGTTATTCAcgttatgtatgtttgtatctGTGTATGCGGTAGGTGTTGGACCGATTCCCTGGTTGATGTTACGAGAAATTTTTGCTCCAAATGTGAGGCGGCGTGCCACGGCCATCACGGCTGGTTTTCATTGGTTCTTAGCGTTTGGTGTGACAAAGTTGTACCAAAACTTGGTGCAATTAGTGAGCCCAGGTTGGGCGCTGTGGCACTTCGCAGTTACCAGCCTAATAGGGACTATTTTTGTATACTTTTTCGTACCAGAAACTCAAGGAAGAACGCTGGAGGAGATACAAAATGAATTTGATGGAATACACAAGCGGAAACGGCATAGACATGTCATAGAAGTAGAAACTGTTGTAGAACACtga